A genomic stretch from Oncorhynchus tshawytscha isolate Ot180627B linkage group LG07, Otsh_v2.0, whole genome shotgun sequence includes:
- the LOC121846791 gene encoding LOW QUALITY PROTEIN: inter-alpha-trypsin inhibitor heavy chain H3-like (The sequence of the model RefSeq protein was modified relative to this genomic sequence to represent the inferred CDS: inserted 1 base in 1 codon) produces MEIEGQTYTGEVKEKEKAKKQYQKAVSTGQTAGLVRASGRKMEKFTVSVNIAANSNVTFILTHEELLQRKLGQYEIMTRVKPKQLVQHFEIVADIYEPQGIDFLEAYGTFISNELLXLVEKTVSDKKAHISFCPTLDQQRKCLGCEGTLIDGDFFIKYDVNRAETIGDIQIVNGYFVHFFAPSDLPRVPKNVVFVIDRSGSMRGIKMKQTKDAMLAILNDLAEDDYFGIVLFDSSISTWKESLTKATKENVSEAQQFIQGITDLGATNINDAVMKAVDMIMKGKRDKKVPERSVSMVILMTDGMPNSGESSVPHIQENVLLAMGGNMTLFCLGFGDDVDYSFLDVMSRQNKGLARRIYEGSDATVQLQGFYEEVASPLLSEVDLRYPDNLVNSLTTSHYKQLFNGSEIVVAGRLTDYSLDNFLVEVFAHGFEEDFIVKGQASAQEWDILYPEQEYIFGDYTERLWAYLTIQELLSKRETGTAEEKGNATAQALEMSLQYSFVTPLTSMVVTKPETDEEPEGPLIADKLTEDERQKAQRFGHFVPQLMSNAWTHSRISPTNFVDGDPHFMIELPEQEDALCFNIDDRPGTIFNLVRDQLAGILVNGQTIGDKKVAPDGKVNTYFGRFGIIHQGLGVRLEVTTHDITVSQDGKQAKLFWSDTASLKGANMDLQVTKDRSLTVTLRDSVRFVVILHKVWKQHPYHQDYLGFYTLDSHLLSPSVHGLLGQFYHGVQFEVKDMRPGEVPEKPDATMLVKGQELTVTRGWQRDFRWDVKNGENIPCWFIHSNGNGLIDGNHTDYIMSGLFKTV; encoded by the exons AT GGAAATAGAGGGTCAGACGTACACGGGCGAggtgaaggagaaggagaaagccAAGAAGCAGTATCAGAAAGCTGTTTCCACAGGGCAGACTGCAGGACTGGTCAG GGCATCAGGGAGGAAGATGGAGAAGTTCACTGTATCTGTGAACATCGCGGCCAATAGTAACGTCACCTTCATTTTGACCCACGAAGAGTTGCTTCAGCGTAAACTGGGCCAATACGAGATCATGACCCGGGTCAAACCCAAGCAGCTGGTTCAGCACTTTGAG ATTGTGGCAGATATCTATGAACCCCAGGGCATTGACTTCCTGGAGGCCTATGGAACCTTCATCTCCAACGAGCTTC CCCTGGTGGAGAAAACAGTCAGCGACAAAAAG GCACACATCTCATTCTGCCCAACACTGGACCAGCAGAGGAAGTGCCTGGGTTGTGAAGGCACCCTGATTGACGGGGATTTCTTCATCAAATATGACGTGAACCGAGCTGAGACCATCGGTGACATCCAA ATAGTTAATGGGTACTTTGTGCACTTCTTTGCGCCTTCGGACTTACCCCGAGTTCCAAAAAATGTGGTGTTTGTGATCGATAGGAGTGGGTCAATGAGAGGAATCAAAATGAAGCAG ACAAAGGATGCTATGCTGGCCATCCTGAATGACCTGGCTGAGGACGACTATTTCGGCATTGTCCTATTTGACTCTAGCATCTCAACATGGAAGGAATCTCTTACCAAGGCCACCAAGGAAAATGTGTCTGAAGCCCAACAATTTATCCAGGGAATAACTGATTTGGGAG CCACTAATATAAATGATGCTGTGATGAAAGCTGTGGACATGATAATGAAAGGCAAACGAGACAAGAAGGTCCCGGAGAGGAGTGTGTCTATGGTTATCTTAATGACAGATGGAATGCCCAACTCAG GAGAGTCTTCTGTACCACATATTCAGGAGAATGTCCTTCTTGCTATGGGTGGGAACATGACTCTGTTCTGTCTGGGCTTTGGGGATGATGTGGACTACTCCTTTCTGGATGTGATGTCTAGACAGAACAAGGGACTGGCCCGAAGGATCTATGAGGGCTCTGATGCCACCGTCCAGCTTCAG GGTTTCTATGAGGAAGTGGCCAGCCCCCTCCTCTCCGAGGTGGACCTGCGTTACCCTGACAACCTGGTGAACTCTCTGACCACCAGTCACTACAAGCAGCTGTTCAACGGCTCAGAGATCGTGGTAGCTGGCCGGCTCACTGACTATAGCCTGGATAACTTCCTGGTGGAGGTGTTTGCACATGGG TTTGAGGAGGACTTTATTGTCAAAGGCCAGGCCAGTGCCCAGGAGTGGGACATACTGTACCCTGAGCAGGAGTACATATTTGGGGACTACACTGAGCGTCTTTGGGCTTACCTCACCATCCAAGAACTGTTAAGCAAGAG AGAGACTGGTACTGCGGAGGAGAAGGGAAATGCCACTGCCCAGGCTCTGGAGATGTCCCTGCAGTACAGCTTCGTCACCCCCCTTACCTCCATGGTGGTCACCAAACCTGAGACTGACGAGGAGCCAGAGGGCCCCCTCATCGCCGACAAGCTGACCGAGG ATGAAAGGCAGAAAGCCCAGAGATTTG GTCATTTTGTACCCCAGCTGATGAGCAACGCCTGGACGCACAGCAGGATCTCACCTACAAACTTTG TGGATGGAGACCCTCATTTCATGATTGAGTTGCCAGAGCAGGAGGATGCACTGTGCTTCAACATAGACGACAGGCCTGGTACCATCTTCAACCTAGTGAGAGACCAACTGGCAG GTATTTTGGTCAATGGCCAGACCATTGGGGATAAGAAAGTGGCCCCTGATGGCAAAGTGAACACCTACTTTGGTCGCTTTGGCATCATTCACCAGGGGCTGGGGGTGAGACTGGAGGTGACCACTCATGACATCACTGTGTCCCAGGATGGCAAGCAGGCCAAGCTCTTCTGGTCAGACACCGCCTCTCTCAAGGGAGCCAA tatgGACCTGCAGGTGACCAAAGACCGCAGCTTGACTGTCACCCTCAGGGACTCGGTCCGGTTTGTGGTCATCCTACACAAGGTGTGGAAGCAGCACCCCTACCACCAGGACTATCTGGGATTCTATACCCTGGACAGCCACCTCTTATCCCCCAGTGTCCACGGCCTTCTAG GTCAGTTTTACCATGGCGTGCAGTTTGAGGTGAAAGACATGCGTCCAGGAGAGGTGCCAGAGAAACCAGATGCCACCATGCTAGTGAAGGGACAGGAGCTTACAGTGACTAG GGGCTGGCAGAGGGACTTCCGCTGGGATGTGAAGAATGGAGAGAACATCCCCTGCTGGTTCATTCATAGCAACGGCAACGGCCTCATCGATGGAAACCACACAGACTACATCATGTCTGGACTCTTCAAGACGGTCTGA